Proteins encoded together in one Lutra lutra chromosome 4, mLutLut1.2, whole genome shotgun sequence window:
- the ZNF644 gene encoding zinc finger protein 644 isoform X5, which translates to MLIRQNLALDCKQKKSRSRSGSKKKMLSLPHGADEVYILRCRFCGLVFRGPLSVQEDWIKHLQRHIVNANLPRTGAGMVEVTSLLKKPASITETSFSLLMAEAAS; encoded by the exons CCTTAGATTGTAAGCAAAAGAAATCAAGGTCAAGATCTGGAAGCAAGAAGAAGATGCTGTCATTACCTCATGGTGCTGACGAGGTTTACATTCTCCGATGCAG GTTTTGTGGCCTAGTCTTTCGTGGACCATTGTCTGTTCAGGAAGACTGGATTAAGCACTTACAACGACACATTGTAAACGCTAATCTTCCACGGACTGGAGCTGGCATGGTGGAAGTCACGTCACTACTTAAAAAGCCTGCCTCCATTACAGAAACTTCATTTTCTCTACTAATGGCAGAAGCAGCTTCATAG